A genome region from Panicum virgatum strain AP13 chromosome 4K, P.virgatum_v5, whole genome shotgun sequence includes the following:
- the LOC120703866 gene encoding AP-1 complex subunit sigma-1, whose product MINFVLLISRQGKVRLTKWYSPYTQKERTKVIRELSGLILTRGPKLCNFVEWRGYKVVYRRYASLYFCMCIDADDNELEVLEIIHHFVEILDRYFGSVCELDLIFNFHKAYYILDEILIAGELQESSKKNVARLIAAQDSLVEAAKEEASSISNIIAQATK is encoded by the exons ATG ATTAATTTCGTGCTCCTGATCAGCCGCCAGGGCAAGGTGAGGCTCACCAAGTGGTATTCGCCTTACACCCAAAAGGAGAGGACCAAG GTCATTCGTGAGCTCAGTGGACTCATTCTTACGCGAGGACCCAAACTCTGCAACTTTGTCGAATGGAGAGGTTACAAGGTCGTATACAGGAG GTATGCCAGCCTGTATTTCTGCATGTGCATTGATGCTGATGACAATGAGCTCGAAGTCCTCGAGATCATCCATCATTTCGTCGAGATACTGGACCGCTATTTCGGCAGC GTATGTGAACTGGATTTGATATTCAATTTTCACAAG GCCTACTACATACTGGATGAGATTCTTATCGCTGGCGAGCTTCAAGAATCTAGCAAGAAAAATGTTGCAAGACTTATTGCTGCACAG GATTCATTAGTCGAGGCTGCGAAAGAGGAAGCCAGCTCCATAAGTAACATCATTGCTCAAGCTACAAAATAA
- the LOC120702190 gene encoding uncharacterized protein LOC120702190 — protein MVPCFRRQKSSGEIYSKPWDVRQLISFTSSRVRLFLSSHPPISFSRTPLPHGAQLGRSTPGRGRGEGAIHQRVLRGIAGSGPLRARASNLARAAWNRWIRPPPRARIEPCCSPSAIHSEAPPLCSSIRAWRIEISDISPKFSVTFLQRQEGRSGNKAAHKHLTLRSTDNIGFDGVDDRETLGASNNSAQKFTHACYFSKSPVYSKFLGLNRRSVWFFFCIWMKRVPLGDLLMLLQT, from the exons ATGGTCCCATGTTTCAGAAGGCAGAAGAGCAGTGGAGAAATTTATTCAAAACCTTGGGACGTGCGTCAGCTCATTTCATTCACCTCCTCTCGGGTTCGTCTCTTCCTCTCCTCCCATCCCCCAATCTCGTTCTCTCGCACCCCTCTCCCCCATGGCGCCCAACTGGGGCGCAGCACCCCCGGGCGAGGGCGAG GAGAAGGGGCAATTCATCAGCGCGTGCTGCGTGGAATCGCTGGATCAGGCCCTCTCCGCGCGCGCGCATCGAACCTAGCGCGTGCTGCGTGGAATCGCTGGATCAGGCCCCCTCCGCGCGCGCGCATCGAGCCCTGCTGCTCCCCCT CGGCAATCCATTCAGAGGCACCGCCCCTGTGCAGCAGCATACGTGCGTGGCGCATTGAAATCTCAGACATCAGCCCAAA GTTTTCTGTAACTTTCCTACAACGGCAAGAAGGCAGAAGCGGCAACAAGGCCGCCCACAAGCACCTAACATTGAG ATCCACTGACAACATTGGATTTGATGGTGTGGACGACAGGGAAACCCTGGGAGCATCCAACAATTCTGCCCAGAAATTTACCCACGCATGCTACTTTTCAAAATCCCCTGTGTATAGCAAGTTCCTGGGGCTAAACCGAAGATCTgtgtggttttttttttgcatctggATGAAGCGTGTCCCCCTCGGGGATCTATTAATGTTGCTGCAAACCTAA
- the LOC120703868 gene encoding uncharacterized protein LOC120703868 isoform X1 produces the protein MLLCCRSLATWVRRLVACMGGCFGCCVKPTPITAVDEPSKRLRIQGRLVRKASLSEDFWSTSAHEMENSGIQSQRSMSSISTVAQSSDQHATGSSSNPNEFLNQGLMLWNQTREQWVGNKKRHSRSQQLRETKLSWNTTYESLLGSNKPFSQPIPLGEMVDLLVDAWEQEGLYG, from the exons ATGCTGCTGTGCTGCAGGTCCCTCGCCACCTGGGTGCGCCGCCTCGTCGCTTGCATGGG aggttgctttggttgcTGTGTTAAGCCAACTCCAATAACAGCCGTCGACGAGCCTTCCAAGCGCTTGAGGATCCAGGGGCGCTTGGTAAGGAAGGCTAGCTTGTCGGAGGACTTTTGGAGCACGAGCGCACATGAGATGGAGAACAGCGGGATCCAGTCGCAGAGGAGCATGTCTTCGATCAGCACAGTTGCACAGTCCAGCGATCAGCATGCCACAGGAAGTAGCAGCAATCCAAATGAGTTTTTAAATCAAG GTCTTATGCTCTGGAACCAAACCAGAGAACAGTGGGTTGGAAACAAAAAACGCCACTCACGGTCTCAACAGCTCCGAGAAACAAAATTAAG TTGGAACACAACATATGAGTCTCTGCTAGGAAGCAATAAGCCATTCTCCCAACCGATACCCCTTGGT GAAATGGTAGATTTGCTTGTGGACGCATGGGAGCAAGAAGGTCTCTATGGTTAG
- the LOC120703868 gene encoding uncharacterized protein LOC120703868 isoform X2: protein MENSGIQSQRSMSSISTVAQSSDQHATGSSSNPNEFLNQGLMLWNQTREQWVGNKKRHSRSQQLRETKLSWNTTYESLLGSNKPFSQPIPLGEMVDLLVDAWEQEGLYG, encoded by the exons ATGGAGAACAGCGGGATCCAGTCGCAGAGGAGCATGTCTTCGATCAGCACAGTTGCACAGTCCAGCGATCAGCATGCCACAGGAAGTAGCAGCAATCCAAATGAGTTTTTAAATCAAG GTCTTATGCTCTGGAACCAAACCAGAGAACAGTGGGTTGGAAACAAAAAACGCCACTCACGGTCTCAACAGCTCCGAGAAACAAAATTAAG TTGGAACACAACATATGAGTCTCTGCTAGGAAGCAATAAGCCATTCTCCCAACCGATACCCCTTGGT GAAATGGTAGATTTGCTTGTGGACGCATGGGAGCAAGAAGGTCTCTATGGTTAG
- the LOC120703867 gene encoding transcription factor GAMYB-like has translation MTQQSGPARGGGSACLGVPPPVASRRRKMTVVKVEPEPALELASVAVAEARAEELSPPLSYGEDEEEEDDDEEEDDEETDSEGYGGGGAPPLKKGPWTPQEDKRLKDYVEAHGEGNWNQVQRNAGLNRCGKSCRLRWANHLRPDLKKGPFDAEEVDKIIKFHIMWGNKWAKMASHLPGRTDNEIKNYWNTRLKRHQRAGLPIYPEYLLSRVPDQDMNCHTPDESRGKKRSNELPQEKVVGMDDLVGDFMVFQHLDYGKDPVVPANPLKRHASTGDLSCVQIPANIEKTFYSNDLNYVLTKSQSMPLGSAIANGYPTFDGNLSTSGTIHGSMKTELPSFQCSKYDFSNGWLLQCPSASIEQQIDTFIQSPESMSSHNNGMLGTIINKGDVLDDPTKSGRVFEMPVPLGCNIISQSNDYPMWHPSSSVNGDCEPDACLFTEIQDSNSPSGGSDAIFTLGKSYPDAIFSVAGMPGTSLEASFLNDDSLLLKDQSYFYPSGSFFDEDSCEERKPLIDAGQWFDSSAWKSVPGACNTPDFPGP, from the exons ATG ACACAGCAGTCTGGTCCCGCTCGCGGTGGAGGATCAGCTTGCCTTGGCGTCCCGCCGCCCGTCGCGTCACGGCGCCGCAAAATGACGGTGGTGAAGGTGGAGCCGGAACCCGCGCTGGAGCTGGCGTCCGTGGCTGTCGCTGAGGCCCGGGCGGAGGAGCtctcgccgccgctgtcgtacggtgaggacgaggaggaggaggacgacgacgaggaggaggatgacgaggagacCGACAGCGAggggtacggcggcggcggtgcgcccCCGCTGAAGAAGGGGCCCTGGACGCCCCAGGAGGACAAGCGCCTCAAGGACTACGTCGAGGCGCACGGCGAAGGGAACTGGAACCAGGTGCAGCGGAACGCCGGGCTTAACCGCTGCGGCAAGAGCTGCCGCCTCCGCTGGGCCAACCACCTCAGGCCCGACCTCAAGAAGGGGCCTTTCGACGCCGAGGAGGTTGATAAGATTATCAAATTCCACATCATGTGGGGGAACAAGTGGGCCAAGATGGCCTCCCAC TTACCAGGTCGCACAGATAATGAAATTAAAAACTATTGGAACACAAGGTTGAAGAGGCATCAGAGAGCTGGTTTGCCTATCTATCCAGAGTATTTGCTTTCTCGGGTTCCGGATCAAGACATGAACTGCCACACTCCTGATGAGTCACGGGGCAAGAAACGTTCGAATGAGTTACCGCAGGAAAAAGTTGTTGGTATGGATGATCTTGTGGGTGATTTTATGGTATTTCAGCACCTTGACTATGGTAAGGATCCAGTTGTTCCTGCAAACCCACTGAAGCGCCATGCGTCTACAGGTGATCTGTCATGTGTGCAAATTCCTGCTAATATTGAGAAGACATTTTATTCCAATGATTTGAACTATGTTTTGACAAAGAGTCAGTCAATGCCTCTGGGTAGTGCCATTGCCAATGGCTATCCTACATTTGATGGCAATCTCTCTACTTCTGGTACCATACATGGGTCCATGAAGACAGAGCTCCCTTCATTCCAATGTTCCAAATATGACTTTAGTAATGGTTGGTTGCTTCAATGCCCCTCGGCTTCCATTGAACAACAGATTGACACCTTTATTCAGTCTCCAGAGTCCATGTCATCACATAACAATGGTATGCTGGGCACAATCATTAACAAGGGTGATGTACTAGATGACCCTACAAAGTCCGGAAGAGTTTTTGAAATGCCCGTGCCTCTTGGATGCAATATAATTTCACAATCAAATGATTACCCTATGTGGCATCCTTCCTCTTCAGTCAATGGTGACTGTGAACCTGACGCATGTCTTTTCACTgaaattcaagattcaaactcacCTTCAGGTG GTTCTGATGCTATTTTCACTCTCGGCAAAAGTTATCCAGATGCTATTTTTTCTGTTGCTGGGATGCCTGGTACATCACTAGAAGCGAGCTTCTTAAACGATGATTCACTACTCTTGAAGGACCAGTCCTATTTCTACCCGTCGGGTTCATTCTTTGACGAGGACTCTTGTGAAGAGCGGAAGCCATTAATTGATGCAGGCCAATGGTTTGATTCTTCCGCCTGGAAAAGCGTGCCAGGTGCTTGTAACACGCCTGACTTTCCAGGTCCTTGA